The following DNA comes from Rhinolophus sinicus isolate RSC01 linkage group LG06, ASM3656204v1, whole genome shotgun sequence.
aacGACCGTACTCGTCTGGCTCTCATCATATGCAATACAGAGTTCGATCATCTTCCTCTCAGGACAGGAGCTGAGCTTGACATCGCAGGGATGAAGGGACTGCTTGAGGCCCTTGGCTACAGTGTGGACGTGAGAGAGAAACTCACCGCCCGGGTAAGGGCCCCTCACCCATCCCAAACACGTATGTATTCAACACCCATCCTCCTACCAACAAGATAACTTTATAATGTTAGCCAAATACTGTAACAACCTTGGACTGCatacttgtgtgtatgtgtgtttataaaatgaaagtattagATATATCATTACAtttatctctgtctcttttgAGCTCTAAATATCCTCAATTCcaaaaaactggacaaaaaatGATTGGCATGTGTACCCACACTATTCTTCATTCCAAAGTGGGATGAATGGGATTCAGACCCAATATTCCCAGAAAATTCTAAAGTAATGAAAGTTTAGCTGGAGTTTATTCACCATATAAATTGTGAGTCCCAACTTTGTCCCAGGGCCTATTCCCGCACTGGGGTAGGTCTGTGAAGGAGCTAGGAAGTTCCCAGCTGGAATTGATTTTGGTTCACTTATTGGGGGGCAATCAAACTAAAAGCAAAACAGATTTCAGAGATTTggtgtatgtatgtatctctataagagtggaaataaagttaaaagtaaatgaaatggaaaaagaaaacataaaagcaaattGGTAAGTGGGGAGTAATAGTTTTGATGGACTAGTCAAGAAAAGCCTCAGTTAGGAGACAATAAAGAAGGTGACAGAGGACTACCAGGAACAAGACAACTCTGCAAAGATGTGAATGAAATATATTCCTAGAGGGATGACTACAAATGAAAAGTCTGACCTGAGTATGAAACTGGCACATGAGAAGGACAGGTGAGCAGGACAGAAGGACCAGTATGACTAGAGCCCAGAGGAGAAGGAAGCATGGCAGGAGGCAGTATGTGTATGTCACAAGtttgattttattctaagtacaaTAAGAAGAGTTTTAGAAGGGAAGTGGTATGATACCTTTATGACACAAGGCTCTTATtaagtaataagaaaaaagacagagataGGAAGAAAAAAGTATGTAAGTGACAACAAGCAAATATAAAATGGGTCAAGAGGACAGTTTATATAATGTCAGTAGGAACAGGAAGTTGAACCAACTCTTtcattatagaaagaaaaatcaaactatCACTGAGCAACCACTGTGTGACTGGAACATTAGTTTCTTCTACTGCTCATGATAAATAGGAGGTCAGATTAATTTTAATGCTTGTCCTATGAAAGTAAGACTTTGTGGTCTTTTTTAGGATATGGAGTCAGTGCTATGGGCATTTGCCGCCCGCCCAGAGCACAGGTCTTCAGACAGCATATTCTTAGTGTTCATGTCTCATGGCATCCTGGATGGAATCTGTGGGACTCTGCACAGTAATGAAACACCAGATGTGCTCCCTTATGACACCATCTTCCGGATATTCAACAACCGCAACTGCCTCAGTCTAAAGGACAAACCTAAGGTCATCATTATCCAGGCCTGCAGAGGTGGTAAGTTCTGAGTGGGAAAATCGAAAGGTCATGAGGTGTTCGTCAAGGATTGtgatgtatgttttgtttttcggGGAAACAATCTTAGACCCCATTCAGTGCAaacaaattaaattgaattattagGAAATGCTAGTTAGGGGGATGGTATGTTGAGAATTTGTCTTGTCAGctgagaaatatctattcaatttAATCCAAGGTAAGTGGTGAAGGAGATTGCCAGAATCCCTAAATCaagttaaacaaaaatatttaaaccttGGAATGAAATCATTTAATGACAGCTTTACTTGTAAATGTTTTCCAGGCATTTTGACATTCTCTGGCATGAGAAGAGTTTCATTTGAAAGTGGGGCTATGGAATAGCAgcaccctccccgcccccacataCATTATTGAAAGGGAAATGAGTAGGGAGATGAGGTTATATGGGATTGCAgtcaaaattttctttctttcttttctaacttcCAATTGCCTCTTAGCTTTTTGGAGCAGTGTTTGTGGGGAAAGCAGAAATAACAGCTAAAAAAGGGTAACTACGCTCTGAAATTATGCAGACAAAGCTTTAACTCCTTTGCTCTTCTTAACAAATGGCTTCTTCTAGTTTTACCATAACTGTCACTATTTACTAACAAGATGCTGTCACTTAATTGGCAAATTGCTTAAACACACTAAAGAGAGGCAAAGTGTTGTGCgtgtgggtggggaggagttGAGTGTGTGCGGGCGTGCATAGTCACACGTATGAAACCGGTGAGaataaccatttaaaaagaaaaaagggcagTTGTGATAGTCATGCTGACGAGGTACACAGTGTGTAGAAAGTTGATGTCTCTACAGCAAATCGTGGGGACTTGTGGGTCAGTGACTCTCCAGAGGCCACAGCAGACAGCTCTTCACAGCCATCCGTGAACCTGGAGGAGGATGCCGTTTACAAGACACACGTGGAGAAGGACTTCATTGCTTTCTGCTCCTCAACCCCACGTATGTGTCTTTCAGTTGCGGATAAGGATTTGGGGACCTGAAGCCACCTCTGAATGATTCCAGAAAATTAAGATAGGCCTTATGCAGCAATGAgctaaaacacattttgaaagctatcaaaatattttacGTTTGTCTCATCTATTCTATGGAGACAGATTCTTtagtttttccactttttaaaattgtaattacatGATAAGTGCTGCACTTTTTAGTCAAAGTTATAccaaacatgaaaacaacctacTACAAGGAACCCCCTTCAGCATATaccctttaaaaacaaatgattcacTTTCCTATTAAattgatttaacattttaaatagagtTTTTATGGATCCTGGTACTGGCTGCCTTTTCTCAAATTATCAGCTCCAAGCTCCAGTCTCCATATTCCCATCTGATGTTATGTGGAGTGGTGCCATCGCATCCCATAGCTCAGCAGGAATGTGGATGACCTTTTAAAAGGGGTAGAAAATGATACTATGGGGCTTATTAGGCCTAATAGTAGGGGGAAAGTGTTTAGCCCTTAACCTCTAGGTAATCATCTTAAGAAGTCTTACATTTGAGTGTTTCTAAtttgcaaatttttgttttaatacttttttaaagcaCTTCATGGAGGTATACTTGACGTACAAAaagctgtatatatttaatgtatataatatgaGTTTGGATATAAGTATACCcttgtgaaatgattgccacaatctatgccataaacCTGTTCCTCCCCTCAAAGAGTTTCCTTTGGATCTGTTCGTCTCTTTTATTACATCGTGAAAGACAGTATGGTATATAATCTGTAAACAAACTTGAAACCGGGTGGCCATTTTTGTTGCTTACTGTGTGAACATGGGAAAATCCTTTAATCTTTctgactttttgttcttttttctgtaaaatgggataattccAGTTATCTCTTCAGCCTCTTTCCAAAGCCAAGTGGATGAACATGAGACACATATTAGAAAGTCAGTCCCAAGAATACAATACAATCATTATACAATCTCTGTCAATTCTAGTGAGCTACCCACTTAGTTCAACCTCTgttagctttttttgtttttttttgtttgtttgtttcctctttgtGGAAAATTAGTTAGGGTAAGGATATAAGTGCTTCCCCTAAACATGTCAAGCTAATGTCCAGTGatgcataaataaaaacaataacaaaaaagtaaacaaaaaaatacctaaGGCCACAGCCCAAGACTTACCACTCTCTATCTTCATAGATAATGTGTCCTGGAGAGATATCACAAAGGGTTCTCTTTTCATTACACAACTCATCGCATGCTTCCAAAAATATTCTTGGCGCTATCACCTAGAGGAAGTATTTCGGATGGTaagcttcttttttccttttttaatcacTTAATTGTTCAAGAAGACTTTACTATTATTCTTCTTTCAAGTGACAGTGACAGACTTTGTCAGGAAAACAGAAGTAGAGCTGTACCTAGTTTCTGTTATCCTGtgatttaaaatttgttttagaaaaagatgTTGATGCACCACAGCAGGAgattaaaatagaacaaaataatataaactataaGCTTGCATGTTATTGACTATAAGGTCTTACAATTCAAAGagtgaaaagtattttaaattaatttccattgcttaatttattaaataaatatatattgggtGGTCTACTTGGTAATGGTTTCTATCTTGGGTAGATGACACATGTGGCATAGGCTACCTAGGATCTACATTTTTGTGAAAGAGATGGACACTAAACAAGTAAGCTAACAAACAAATGTGTGATTATAGACAGTGATAGGATCCATAAAGAAAAAGATCTAAGACACgtgaaagaaaatacaggagaagACATTCTTTGAATGGAGTGGTCCAGAAGGGAAAAGTCGATATTCTTTCCCCAATTCAGGATATTTCTCATTCTGCCCTCCTTCCTAATTTGTTTTCCTCCATAGTTCCTATCGCTAATCactcattatatattttgtttgctttttacctGTATTTACTCACTCAAATGCCAACTTCATAAAGGCAGGGATTTGCTCAACACCTCAACATGCTGGCACATAGGAATtaatattcattcaataaataaatgcattagtaaatgaaaaatacttcTCTTGTCCCATTGTTTAGGGAGAAAGGGATTGGTATTAAAAACatgggaaagtgtgtgtgtgtgtgtgtgtgtgtgtgtatataattcaaaattatagaGAATAGTAGCACTCCTGTGGGAAAAGAGGGATACACACTTAGTAAGTTGGAGAAGATTGCATTGTAAGGTGAATTAGAGAGTCTGTGAATGGAACTTAGAAAGTTAAGTCCTGCCTCTAGCTGTCATTTTGTGTCCCCGTGTGTGCGTTTATTCTCAGCTGGTCTGCCCAAGAGTGCCAGAGCTCCAACTCTAATCCCTTGTGCGGCCCCTTTTCCTCTCCAACAAGATGAAAGAAATTATCATGAACCAGGAGAAACTTGCCAAACTGCAGGCATAGTGCATATTGGTGGGAAAGGAACTGCTTGTAGAAAGAAGAAGGTAGATCACAGAACAGCTAGagcagataataataataataataataataataataaatcagttCTCCTTAAAGAAGTTAGGGGTCAACAATATCTCTGGTATTGAAGAGGTGACTATTTTCACAAACCAAGGAACAGTGATCCACTTTAACAACCCTGAAGTTCAGGCCTCTCTGGCAATGGACACTTTCACCATCACAGGCCACGCAGAGACCAAGCAGCTGACAGAAATGCCACCCGGCATCTTAAACCAGAGTGGTACACATACACAGTCTGACTAGTTCAAGGGGACTGGCTGAAGCTCTGCCCAAAGCATCTGGGGATGGAAAAGCACCTCTTGCTACCAGAGAGGATGATGATATTGAACTTCCAGATCTAGTGGAGAATGTTGATGAGGCTTCAAAGGATGAAGCAAACTGAGTTGAGTCAGCTTCTGAAGAAGATAAAACTTGAAGAAGTTACTGGAagccactattttattttatgagtgctttttaaaaaatttttgttcatGAATCTAATAAAATCTCGATCTCTAATATTTTTAAGCTCAAGCCCCTTGGACACTGCAgctcttttcagtttttgcttataCACAAATCATTCTTTGCAACTAATTAAGCGAAGAATCCAGGGAATAAAGTCTGAAACAGAGGTTAATAAAGTTATTTGcctagttaaaaaagaaagaaagaaagaaaaaggaaagaaagttaagTCTTGTTGGATTAATAGGAATTAGATACTATACTTTCAAGGGCATTGCTAGGAAAAAGTCTAGAAATAGGATTTCATTGATCAGTCCATGGCAAAAAACTTCAGAGGTCAGCTTGGGGTTGGGATGTGAAAGTTGTTCAGTGTTCAGGTCTTAAGGACAAAACCCTGGCTTGGGGCCTTAATTGACGTAAGGGCTCGCTCAGTGGAGGCTGAAGGTGGAGGGTCTTTGAGATCCAGTTCTCATGAACAGACCCAAGGGAAAATTCATCATCAGATCTGTAGATCAGATATGGAAAATAGAGGAAATGCAGTTTGAAGGGCTTTGGATTATGCATGAGgtgtttattttaagataaagagTATATTTTGATATGGGGTGTTACTTCTAAGAGGTAGGGTGACAGTGGCAGGGAATTAGAATATCTGTGAGCTTGGTTCCATCAACTCTGGGAGCAGAACCTTTCAATCCCAGAATTTTCTGACTCATTgtacata
Coding sequences within:
- the LOC109435083 gene encoding caspase-13 isoform X3, whose amino-acid sequence is MAEDKRNKNPLKVLESVGKELLTGILDDLVEKNVLKLEETDKKKFHDAKPEDKARILVDSVRQKRHEAGQVLVKTFLNMDKNSMEDLSKIAAGPAESAESADTLKLCPREEFLTTSKERAGEIYPIKEKNDRTRLALIICNTEFDHLPLRTGAELDIAGMKGLLEALGYSVDVREKLTARDMESVLWAFAARPEHRSSDSIFLVFMSHGILDGICGTLHSNETPDVLPYDTIFRIFNNRNCLSLKDKPKVIIIQACRGANRGDLWVSDSPEATADSSSQPSVNLEEDAVYKTHVEKDFIAFCSSTPHNVSWRDITKGSLFITQLIACFQKYSWRYHLEEVFRMTVIGSIKKKI
- the LOC109435083 gene encoding caspase-13 isoform X2, translating into MADKRNKNPLKVLESVGKELLTGILDDLVEKNVLKLEETDKKKFHDAKPEDKARILVDSVRQKRHEAGQVLVKTFLNMDKNSMEDLSKIAAGPAESAESADTLKLCPREEFLTTSKERAGEIYPIKEKNDRTRLALIICNTEFDHLPLRTGAELDIAGMKGLLEALGYSVDVREKLTARDMESVLWAFAARPEHRSSDSIFLVFMSHGILDGICGTLHSNETPDVLPYDTIFRIFNNRNCLSLKDKPKVIIIQACRGANRGDLWVSDSPEATADSSSQPSVNLEEDAVYKTHVEKDFIAFCSSTPHNVSWRDITKGSLFITQLIACFQKYSWRYHLEEVFRMVQRSFDKPDVKAQMPTIERQSMTRYFYLFPGN
- the LOC109435083 gene encoding caspase-13 isoform X1: MAEDKRNKNPLKVLESVGKELLTGILDDLVEKNVLKLEETDKKKFHDAKPEDKARILVDSVRQKRHEAGQVLVKTFLNMDKNSMEDLSKIAAGPAESAESADTLKLCPREEFLTTSKERAGEIYPIKEKNDRTRLALIICNTEFDHLPLRTGAELDIAGMKGLLEALGYSVDVREKLTARDMESVLWAFAARPEHRSSDSIFLVFMSHGILDGICGTLHSNETPDVLPYDTIFRIFNNRNCLSLKDKPKVIIIQACRGANRGDLWVSDSPEATADSSSQPSVNLEEDAVYKTHVEKDFIAFCSSTPHNVSWRDITKGSLFITQLIACFQKYSWRYHLEEVFRMVQRSFDKPDVKAQMPTIERQSMTRYFYLFPGN